In one window of Prevotella fusca JCM 17724 DNA:
- a CDS encoding aminopeptidase P family protein, translating to MFNKETYVKRRAELKELVGSGIIMLFGNNESPANFPANGYYPFRQDSSFLYYFGQKRDGLVGVIDIDNDTETLVGDDIDIDDIVWYGSVDSVKDMADAVGVANTINMKGLKTICNNALREHRKVHFLPPYRADIKIQIFDLFGIHPNQQKESASLDLIRAVVKMRSVKTQEEIEELERAAVIGYKMHTTAMILGKPGVTEKFVGGQVSGIANSYGAMVSFPTIFSQHGEIMHGNPSMAVLEAGRLALCDCGAETINHYCSDNTRTFPVSGKFTQKQLEIYKVVEECHDAALKLSKPGVKYADVHFSVCRILFDRMKELGLAKGDTDAAVAAGAHAMFLPHGLGHMMGMDVHDMESFDQIHVGFDEETRPNLEQFGTNCLRMGRRLEEGFVVTDEPGIYFIPALIDEWRAKKHCADFLNFDKLDEYKDFGGIRLEDDILITKDGCRFIGKDIIPYHPQDVEDFIAANRK from the coding sequence ATGTTTAACAAAGAAACCTATGTAAAGCGCCGTGCAGAGCTGAAGGAGCTTGTCGGGAGTGGTATCATCATGCTCTTCGGCAACAACGAATCACCTGCAAACTTTCCGGCAAACGGGTATTATCCCTTCCGCCAGGATTCATCATTCCTCTATTATTTCGGTCAGAAGCGTGACGGATTAGTTGGTGTTATCGACATCGACAATGACACCGAAACGCTTGTTGGTGATGATATTGATATTGACGACATTGTCTGGTATGGCAGTGTTGACTCGGTGAAAGACATGGCTGACGCTGTCGGCGTGGCTAACACGATCAACATGAAGGGACTGAAGACCATCTGCAACAATGCGTTGCGCGAGCATCGCAAGGTCCACTTCCTGCCCCCTTACCGTGCAGACATCAAGATTCAGATATTCGACCTCTTCGGTATTCATCCAAACCAGCAGAAAGAGTCAGCAAGCCTTGACCTTATCCGTGCGGTTGTCAAGATGCGTTCCGTAAAGACACAGGAAGAGATTGAAGAGCTGGAGCGTGCGGCTGTCATCGGCTACAAGATGCACACGACGGCCATGATACTGGGTAAGCCAGGAGTTACGGAAAAGTTCGTTGGTGGTCAGGTTAGCGGTATCGCCAATTCATACGGAGCCATGGTGTCATTCCCAACCATCTTCTCACAGCATGGTGAGATTATGCACGGTAACCCTTCTATGGCAGTATTGGAGGCAGGTCGGCTTGCTCTCTGTGATTGTGGTGCTGAGACCATCAACCACTACTGCTCCGATAATACTCGCACATTCCCTGTAAGTGGCAAGTTCACCCAGAAGCAGTTGGAGATTTACAAGGTCGTAGAAGAGTGCCACGATGCAGCATTGAAACTTTCTAAGCCAGGTGTCAAGTATGCTGACGTACACTTTTCTGTCTGCCGTATTCTCTTCGACCGCATGAAAGAACTTGGACTGGCAAAGGGTGATACTGATGCCGCAGTAGCTGCCGGAGCACACGCAATGTTCCTGCCTCACGGACTGGGTCACATGATGGGTATGGATGTTCATGATATGGAATCATTCGACCAGATTCATGTGGGCTTCGATGAGGAGACACGTCCTAACCTTGAGCAGTTCGGAACCAACTGTCTGCGTATGGGTCGCCGTCTGGAAGAAGGCTTCGTTGTCACTGATGAGCCGGGTATCTACTTCATTCCTGCCCTTATCGATGAGTGGCGTGCAAAGAAGCATTGTGCTGACTTCCTGAACTTCGACAAGCTGGATGAATACAAGGACTTTGGAGGTATCCGTCTTGAAGATGACATCCTCATCACAAAGGATGGCTGCCGTTTCATCGGCAAGGATATTATTCCTTATCACCCACAGGATGTTGAAGACTTCATCGCAGCAAACAGAAAGTAA
- a CDS encoding C1 family peptidase, whose product MRKTLVAALLALVATGANAADKKEGATSNKPVFTVVKQIPITSIKDQNRSGTCWDYSTLSYFEAEILKKTGKTYDLCESFVANKTYMERAIQVVRLHGDCQFAQGGSAYDVLYTLENNGICPENAMPFPGSLYGDSLNNFNEFFSLMEPYVNAVARNKANKLSSQWKQGLQGILDAYLGKCPETFTYEGKQYTPKSFAASLGLNWSDYVTITSYTHHPFYSQFAVEVQDNWRYPLSYNLPMDEMMRIIDNAVMNGYTVAWGGDVSEPGFTRKGLAYMVDGKKVESMKGSDMARWLGLSAAKKKDIIDSLGVNVPEIEPTQKQRQERFDNWELTDDHGMLIYGIAKDQNGKEYYMVKNSWGESGDYKGIWYMTKNFIAANTMDYMVNKNAIPKDIRKKMGL is encoded by the coding sequence ATGAGAAAAACTTTAGTAGCCGCACTACTCGCTTTGGTAGCGACAGGTGCTAATGCCGCAGACAAGAAAGAGGGTGCAACCTCCAACAAACCTGTTTTTACAGTAGTAAAGCAGATTCCTATCACAAGTATCAAGGACCAGAACCGCTCTGGTACATGCTGGGATTACTCTACCCTCAGCTACTTCGAGGCTGAAATTCTGAAGAAGACAGGCAAGACATACGACCTCTGTGAGAGCTTCGTTGCCAACAAGACATATATGGAACGTGCTATCCAGGTAGTTCGCCTGCACGGTGACTGCCAGTTTGCACAGGGAGGTTCAGCGTATGACGTGCTGTACACTCTTGAGAACAACGGCATCTGCCCAGAGAATGCAATGCCTTTCCCAGGCTCTCTCTATGGTGATTCACTGAACAACTTCAATGAGTTCTTCTCATTGATGGAACCATACGTAAACGCTGTTGCACGCAACAAGGCAAATAAACTTTCAAGCCAGTGGAAGCAAGGTCTGCAGGGTATTCTCGATGCTTACCTCGGCAAGTGTCCGGAGACTTTCACCTATGAAGGCAAACAGTACACTCCGAAGAGCTTTGCTGCAAGCCTCGGTCTGAACTGGAGTGACTATGTTACCATTACTTCTTACACACACCATCCATTCTATTCACAGTTCGCTGTTGAGGTACAGGACAACTGGCGTTACCCACTGTCTTACAACCTTCCGATGGACGAGATGATGCGTATCATTGACAATGCTGTCATGAACGGCTACACAGTAGCATGGGGTGGTGACGTCAGCGAGCCTGGTTTCACACGCAAGGGTCTGGCTTATATGGTTGACGGCAAGAAGGTTGAGAGCATGAAGGGAAGCGACATGGCTCGCTGGCTCGGTCTCTCTGCTGCAAAGAAGAAGGACATCATCGACTCACTCGGTGTAAACGTACCAGAGATTGAGCCTACACAGAAACAGCGTCAGGAGCGTTTCGACAACTGGGAGCTGACTGACGATCACGGTATGCTTATCTACGGTATCGCAAAGGATCAGAATGGCAAGGAATACTATATGGTAAAGAACTCATGGGGTGAAAGTGGCGACTATAAGGGTATCTGGTACATGACCAAGAACTTCATCGCAGCTAACACCATGGACTATATGGTAAACAAGAATGCCATTCCTAAGGACATCCGCAAGAAGATGGGACTTTAA
- the recJ gene encoding single-stranded-DNA-specific exonuclease RecJ, whose amino-acid sequence MHFKWNYTPPAAIQDNAAKDLGDKLGISPILASLLIRRNITTESAAKRFFRPQLADLINPFLMKDMDAAVDRLNDAMGHKERILVYGDYDVDGCTAVALVYKFLRQFYSNIDYYIPDRYDEGYGVSKKGIDFAKETGVKLIIILDCGIKAIEEITYAKEQGIDFIICDHHVPDEEMPPAVAILNPKRPDDTYPFKDLCGCGVGFKFMQAFAKNNNIPFSRLIPLLDFCAVSIAADLVPVVDENRILAFHGLKQLNQNPSLGLKAIIDICGLNGRELSMSDIIFKIGPRINASGRMENGKKSVDLLVEREYSLAFHQAKHIDEYNEQRKDVDRQMTEEANQIVARLESQKHQSSIVLYDEHWKKGVIGIVASRLTEIYFRPTVVLTRDENLATGSARSVAGFDVYAAIKSCRDLLLNFGGHTYAAGLTMKWADVKEFRQRFQTYVEEHIEPEQREAILDIDAVIDFKDITKKLHSDLKRFAPFGPGNPKPIFCTLDVYDFGTSKVVGREQEHIKLELVDSNSNNVMNGIAFGQSASARYIKSKRSFDIAYTIEDNVFKRGAVQLQIEDIRPTEES is encoded by the coding sequence ATGCACTTTAAATGGAACTACACACCACCTGCAGCAATTCAGGACAATGCAGCTAAAGACTTAGGAGACAAACTGGGCATAAGCCCCATCCTTGCTTCACTGCTGATACGCCGTAACATAACGACTGAAAGTGCAGCCAAGCGGTTCTTTCGTCCGCAGTTGGCAGACCTCATCAACCCCTTCCTGATGAAGGATATGGATGCAGCTGTCGACCGTCTCAATGACGCAATGGGACACAAGGAGCGCATTTTAGTCTACGGAGATTATGACGTAGACGGCTGTACGGCTGTTGCGTTGGTATATAAATTCTTACGACAGTTCTATTCAAACATTGATTATTACATCCCCGACCGCTATGATGAGGGGTATGGAGTGAGCAAGAAAGGAATAGACTTCGCCAAAGAAACAGGAGTAAAACTCATCATTATCCTCGATTGTGGCATCAAGGCAATCGAAGAGATAACCTATGCCAAGGAGCAGGGAATAGACTTCATCATATGCGACCACCACGTCCCCGACGAGGAAATGCCACCTGCAGTGGCTATCCTTAATCCCAAACGTCCGGATGACACCTATCCTTTCAAGGACCTTTGCGGTTGCGGTGTAGGCTTCAAGTTCATGCAGGCATTTGCAAAGAACAATAATATTCCGTTCTCCCGACTCATTCCCCTACTCGACTTCTGTGCCGTCAGCATAGCAGCCGACCTCGTTCCCGTGGTGGATGAGAACCGCATCCTTGCCTTCCACGGACTGAAGCAGCTGAACCAGAACCCGAGTCTTGGACTGAAAGCAATCATTGACATCTGCGGCTTGAACGGTCGTGAGCTGTCCATGAGTGACATCATCTTCAAGATTGGACCACGCATCAATGCCAGCGGACGAATGGAGAATGGAAAGAAGAGCGTTGACCTGCTTGTCGAAAGGGAATACAGTTTAGCATTCCATCAGGCAAAGCACATTGATGAATACAACGAACAGCGAAAGGACGTAGACCGCCAGATGACAGAGGAAGCGAACCAGATTGTGGCTCGTCTCGAAAGTCAGAAGCATCAGTCGAGCATCGTCCTCTATGACGAACACTGGAAAAAGGGGGTCATAGGAATTGTTGCATCCCGTCTGACCGAAATCTATTTCCGCCCGACAGTGGTGCTGACACGTGATGAGAACCTCGCAACGGGTTCAGCTCGCAGCGTAGCAGGATTCGATGTGTATGCAGCCATCAAGAGCTGCCGCGACCTGCTGCTGAACTTCGGCGGACATACATACGCTGCCGGATTGACAATGAAGTGGGCTGATGTGAAGGAATTCCGTCAGCGTTTCCAGACATACGTCGAGGAACATATTGAGCCCGAACAGCGTGAGGCAATATTGGACATTGATGCGGTCATTGACTTCAAGGATATAACCAAGAAGCTGCACAGCGACCTGAAACGCTTTGCACCCTTCGGTCCTGGCAACCCCAAGCCCATCTTCTGCACATTGGATGTCTACGACTTCGGAACGAGCAAGGTGGTAGGACGTGAGCAGGAACATATCAAATTGGAATTAGTCGACTCCAATTCAAACAACGTAATGAATGGCATAGCCTTCGGTCAGAGTGCGTCTGCCCGCTATATCAAGTCAAAACGTTCGTTTGACATTGCCTACACTATTGAGGACAATGTCTTCAAACGTGGAGCCGTCCAGCTGCAGATTGAAGACATCAGACCTACGGAAGAAAGTTGA
- a CDS encoding RecQ family ATP-dependent DNA helicase has product MSYLDILHQYWGYPDFRGIQREIIESIGSGKDTLGLMPTGGGKSLTFQVPALAQEDVCLVITPLIALMKDQVDHLRRQGITAAAIYSGMSRDAIVATLENCIFGGIKLLYISPERIGSDIFQVKLRHMKVSFITVDEAHCISQWGYDFRPSYLQIADIRKLVPDAPILALTATATPEVVDDIQDRLGFKERNVFRMSFERKNLAYVVRQTEDKNAEMVHILQSIPKTAIVYCRSRKRTKEIAQMLTQHEISATWYHAGLEPAVKDQRQNDWQNDKTRVIVATNAFGMGIDKPDVRVVIHIDCPSSLEAYFQEAGRAGRDGKRAYAVLLYNGNDNRTLQKRIEDTFPPKEYIQTVYDHLAYFYQIGVGSGCGCIFEFPIDKFCNTFKHFPIRANAALTILQRAGYIDYEQNPDTKARIRFLLNRDDLYRLDSLSDKENDIVTALLRNYGGLFSDYGYVDESYIAQEAGLDRNQTYMILVNLSKKRIINFIPRKNTPLVSYAQDRIDGVDVILDKNVYEDRKEQFIKRINSVINYAQNERICRSRQLLCYFGETKSADCGQCDVCLSHTDEDNDDEQKIIRQQLQALLSDRKKHHITEIRQLNDNWELMQEVMREMVLEEEILMDGSFLLLP; this is encoded by the coding sequence ATGTCCTACCTTGATATTCTTCATCAATACTGGGGCTATCCTGACTTTCGCGGTATTCAGAGAGAAATCATTGAGAGTATCGGTTCAGGAAAAGACACCTTAGGACTAATGCCGACAGGAGGAGGAAAGTCACTGACCTTCCAAGTGCCTGCATTAGCCCAGGAGGACGTGTGCTTAGTCATAACGCCACTCATCGCATTGATGAAGGACCAGGTTGACCACCTTCGCCGCCAAGGTATCACTGCAGCAGCCATTTACTCGGGAATGAGTCGTGATGCCATCGTTGCGACCCTGGAGAACTGTATCTTTGGAGGGATAAAACTGCTCTATATCTCACCAGAACGCATTGGTTCCGACATTTTCCAAGTAAAACTACGCCACATGAAAGTGAGCTTCATCACCGTTGATGAAGCCCACTGCATCAGCCAATGGGGCTATGACTTCCGCCCGTCCTACCTGCAGATTGCCGACATCCGCAAGTTAGTACCCGACGCACCGATTCTCGCACTGACTGCAACTGCCACCCCAGAAGTCGTCGATGACATCCAGGACCGCCTGGGATTCAAGGAGAGGAATGTCTTTCGTATGAGCTTTGAGCGCAAGAATCTGGCTTATGTTGTCAGACAGACAGAGGACAAGAATGCCGAAATGGTGCATATCCTCCAGTCTATCCCGAAGACAGCCATCGTCTACTGCCGCAGCAGGAAGCGCACGAAGGAGATTGCACAGATGCTCACACAGCACGAAATCTCAGCCACATGGTATCATGCCGGGCTGGAACCTGCCGTCAAGGACCAACGACAGAATGACTGGCAGAATGACAAGACACGCGTCATTGTGGCAACAAATGCCTTTGGAATGGGTATCGACAAGCCTGATGTACGGGTCGTCATCCACATTGACTGTCCAAGTTCACTGGAGGCTTATTTCCAGGAAGCAGGACGTGCAGGACGTGATGGCAAGAGGGCATACGCCGTACTGCTTTACAACGGGAACGACAACCGAACTCTGCAGAAACGCATTGAAGACACTTTCCCTCCCAAAGAATACATCCAGACTGTTTATGACCACCTTGCCTACTTCTATCAGATAGGGGTCGGGAGCGGATGCGGATGTATCTTTGAATTCCCGATAGACAAGTTCTGTAACACCTTCAAACACTTCCCTATCCGTGCAAATGCAGCACTGACAATCCTCCAGCGAGCCGGATATATTGATTATGAGCAGAACCCGGACACCAAGGCACGCATCAGATTCCTACTGAACCGTGACGACCTTTACCGCCTTGACTCTCTCAGCGACAAGGAAAACGACATTGTTACGGCGTTGCTCCGCAACTATGGCGGACTGTTCTCTGATTATGGATATGTGGATGAGAGTTATATTGCGCAGGAAGCCGGACTGGACAGGAACCAGACTTATATGATACTTGTAAACCTGAGCAAGAAACGTATCATCAACTTCATCCCCCGCAAGAACACGCCGCTTGTCAGCTACGCACAAGACCGTATTGACGGTGTAGATGTTATCCTTGACAAGAACGTATATGAAGACCGGAAAGAACAGTTCATAAAACGTATCAACTCAGTTATCAACTACGCACAGAACGAACGTATCTGTCGGAGCAGGCAGTTACTTTGCTACTTTGGTGAGACAAAGTCAGCCGACTGTGGTCAATGTGACGTCTGTCTTTCACATACCGACGAAGATAACGATGATGAACAAAAAATAATCCGACAACAACTGCAAGCACTGCTATCAGATAGAAAGAAACATCACATTACAGAGATTCGCCAGCTGAATGACAATTGGGAACTTATGCAGGAAGTGATGCGAGAGATGGTTCTCGAAGAAGAAATCCTCATGGATGGCAGCTTCCTTCTTCTGCCTTGA
- a CDS encoding acyl-[acyl-carrier-protein] thioesterase: protein MEKLSKIGRYDFLAEPFHCDFSNHLFMGHLGNHMLNAADFHSNERGYGMNYLNEVNRTWVLSRLAIEMVDMPKAYDRFSVETWIDSAMKFFTGRNFKIVGESGHVYGYGKSVWAMIDLNTRQPVDILAVRDGLINEYVETEYTCPIEKSSRVKMSAEADPIRSIDTYYNDVDVNGHINSVKYIEHVLDLWDLAWYKRHTIKRFEIAYVAESHQGDCLHFYREQRDTDIDFNVRIAKSNGGGEEAEVCRCRVLFV from the coding sequence ATGGAAAAGTTATCAAAGATAGGAAGATATGATTTTTTGGCAGAGCCGTTTCATTGCGACTTCTCCAACCACTTGTTTATGGGGCATTTAGGTAATCACATGCTGAATGCTGCTGATTTCCACAGCAATGAGCGTGGTTATGGTATGAATTATCTCAATGAGGTCAATAGAACATGGGTCTTGAGTCGATTGGCTATTGAAATGGTGGATATGCCGAAAGCGTATGACAGGTTTTCTGTAGAGACATGGATTGACAGTGCGATGAAGTTTTTTACGGGGCGTAACTTCAAGATTGTTGGGGAGTCTGGACATGTCTATGGATATGGCAAAAGCGTCTGGGCTATGATTGATTTGAATACTCGCCAGCCTGTAGACATCCTTGCTGTCCGTGACGGTCTGATTAATGAATATGTTGAAACGGAGTACACTTGCCCGATAGAGAAGTCCTCACGTGTGAAGATGTCTGCGGAAGCTGATCCGATACGCTCGATAGATACTTATTACAATGATGTAGATGTCAATGGACATATAAATTCTGTGAAGTATATTGAACATGTGCTTGACTTGTGGGACTTGGCTTGGTATAAGCGTCATACCATCAAACGGTTTGAGATAGCCTATGTTGCAGAGTCGCATCAAGGCGACTGTCTTCACTTCTATCGTGAGCAGCGAGATACTGACATTGACTTCAACGTCAGAATAGCCAAGAGCAATGGCGGGGGAGAGGAGGCGGAGGTCTGCCGTTGCAGAGTGCTGTTTGTATAA
- a CDS encoding OmpA family protein — MKKLVLMLAAASMAASVSAQTVSESKTFDNIYVGLNGGVATKTTGHKWLSDLDPNAGVRVGRYFTPVFGLAVEGNAYFSNKPWGSTGTVVRATNVSLLGTVNLSNWFGGYQGEPRTFEVSALYGLGWGHVFTNNKDVKNSTSEQRNRMTSKAALDFAFNFGSEKQFQFYVEPSINFAFLGQARKYQVVPTGNPLSPVGVAEHVPYGYKAASQAGQPAYNINNSFVQLNAGIVYKFKNSNGTHNFTIVTPRDQAEIDALNAQINELRNRKPEVITKEIVKEVPSVKVKEFTVSDLVFVTFAQGKSALTADAKAALNNIKEGVHVQVVGTASPEGSKELNDRLSQARADVVANYLRARGVKVDEATGKGVQGTTSNRLAVVYVK; from the coding sequence ATGAAAAAGTTAGTTTTAATGTTGGCAGCTGCTTCTATGGCAGCTTCTGTTTCTGCTCAGACAGTTTCAGAGAGCAAGACATTTGATAACATCTACGTTGGTCTTAACGGTGGTGTTGCTACAAAGACAACTGGTCACAAGTGGCTGAGCGACCTTGATCCAAATGCTGGTGTACGTGTTGGTCGTTACTTCACTCCAGTATTCGGTCTTGCAGTAGAGGGTAATGCATACTTCTCAAACAAGCCTTGGGGTTCAACAGGTACTGTTGTTCGTGCAACTAATGTTAGCTTGCTCGGTACTGTAAACCTCAGCAACTGGTTCGGTGGTTATCAGGGGGAGCCTCGTACATTCGAGGTTAGCGCACTCTATGGTCTTGGCTGGGGACACGTGTTCACAAATAACAAGGATGTTAAGAATAGTACTTCTGAACAGCGTAACCGCATGACTTCAAAGGCTGCTCTTGATTTTGCTTTCAACTTCGGTTCTGAGAAGCAGTTCCAGTTCTATGTAGAGCCTTCTATCAACTTTGCTTTCTTGGGTCAGGCTCGTAAATATCAGGTTGTTCCTACAGGAAATCCTTTGAGTCCAGTTGGAGTTGCTGAGCATGTGCCTTATGGTTACAAGGCTGCTTCACAGGCAGGTCAGCCAGCTTACAACATCAACAACTCATTTGTTCAGTTGAATGCTGGTATCGTTTACAAGTTCAAGAACTCTAACGGTACTCACAACTTCACAATCGTTACTCCACGTGACCAGGCTGAAATCGATGCTCTGAACGCTCAGATCAACGAGCTCCGCAACCGCAAGCCAGAGGTTATCACTAAGGAGATCGTTAAGGAGGTTCCTTCTGTTAAGGTTAAGGAGTTCACAGTTTCTGACCTCGTATTCGTTACTTTCGCACAGGGTAAGTCTGCTCTTACAGCTGACGCTAAGGCAGCTCTCAATAATATCAAGGAGGGTGTTCACGTTCAGGTTGTTGGTACAGCTTCTCCAGAGGGTTCTAAGGAACTCAACGACCGTCTGTCACAGGCTCGTGCTGATGTAGTTGCTAACTACCTCAGAGCTCGTGGTGTAAAGGTTGACGAGGCTACAGGTAAGGGCGTACAGGGTACAACTTCTAACCGTCTCGCTGTTGTTTACGTAAAGTAA
- a CDS encoding 2-oxoacid:acceptor oxidoreductase family protein, which yields MKKEIIISGFGGQGVLSMGKILAYSGLMEDKEITWMPAYGPEQRGGTANVTVIVSDERISSPILSKYDVAIVLNQPSLDKFEPKVKPGGILIYDGYGVINPPTRKDITVYRVDAMDKAAEMKNAKVFNMIVLGGLLKVCPVVSTDGLKKALFKSLPERHHKLIPLNMEAVEEGMKIIAQQ from the coding sequence ATGAAGAAAGAGATAATAATTAGTGGCTTCGGAGGTCAGGGTGTACTCTCAATGGGTAAGATTCTGGCTTATTCGGGACTAATGGAAGATAAGGAGATAACATGGATGCCTGCTTATGGTCCGGAGCAGCGTGGCGGTACAGCCAACGTTACTGTTATTGTAAGCGACGAGCGCATTTCTTCTCCTATTCTCAGCAAGTATGATGTTGCGATTGTGTTGAACCAGCCTTCGTTAGACAAGTTTGAACCCAAGGTTAAGCCAGGCGGTATCCTTATCTATGATGGCTATGGAGTTATCAATCCTCCAACCCGTAAGGACATCACGGTTTATCGTGTTGACGCTATGGACAAGGCTGCTGAGATGAAAAACGCTAAGGTGTTCAACATGATAGTCTTGGGCGGATTACTCAAGGTCTGTCCTGTTGTCAGCACTGATGGCTTGAAGAAGGCACTCTTCAAGAGCCTGCCAGAGCGTCATCATAAACTCATTCCGCTGAATATGGAAGCTGTGGAGGAGGGTATGAAGATTATTGCCCAGCAGTAA
- a CDS encoding thiamine pyrophosphate-dependent enzyme, with product MANDIISPENLVYKKPTLMNDTAMHYCPGCSHGVVHKLVAEVIEEMGMSDKAVGVCPVGCAVFAYRYLDIDWQEAPHGRAPAVATGIKRLWQDRLVFTYQGDGDLACIGTAETIHALNRGENIPIIFINNAIYGMTGGQMAPTTLIGQKTATCPYGREPELHGYNLNITELASHLKGTCYVTRQSVDTVASINKAKRAIRKAFEASMQGKGSSLIEIVATCNSGWKLTPVKANEWMRENMFPEYEKGDLKDTTGL from the coding sequence ATGGCAAATGATATAATTTCACCTGAGAATCTGGTGTATAAGAAGCCGACCTTAATGAACGATACGGCAATGCACTATTGTCCGGGTTGTTCACATGGTGTGGTTCATAAGTTGGTTGCAGAGGTAATCGAAGAGATGGGGATGAGCGATAAGGCGGTCGGTGTATGCCCTGTAGGCTGTGCCGTGTTTGCTTATCGTTACCTTGATATTGACTGGCAGGAAGCTCCTCATGGTCGTGCTCCGGCAGTTGCAACGGGTATAAAGCGTCTTTGGCAGGACCGTCTGGTATTTACTTATCAGGGTGATGGTGACCTTGCCTGTATCGGTACGGCTGAAACAATCCATGCCTTGAACCGTGGCGAGAACATTCCAATCATCTTCATTAACAATGCTATTTATGGTATGACGGGCGGTCAGATGGCACCTACTACGCTCATCGGTCAGAAGACAGCCACCTGTCCGTACGGTCGTGAACCCGAACTACATGGCTATAATCTGAACATTACAGAGTTGGCAAGTCACCTGAAAGGAACCTGCTACGTAACTCGTCAGAGTGTTGACACTGTTGCCTCGATCAATAAAGCAAAGCGTGCAATTCGTAAGGCATTTGAAGCAAGTATGCAAGGAAAGGGCAGCTCATTGATTGAGATTGTGGCAACCTGCAACAGTGGTTGGAAACTTACTCCAGTAAAAGCCAACGAGTGGATGCGTGAGAATATGTTCCCTGAATATGAAAAGGGAGACCTGAAAGACACGACAGGTCTTTAA
- a CDS encoding 3-methyl-2-oxobutanoate dehydrogenase subunit VorB produces MAEQDVKLMKGNEAIAHAAIRCGTDGYFGYPITPQSEIIETLAALKPWETTGMVVLQAESEVASINMIYGGAGAGKRVLTSSSSPGVALMQEGISYMAGAELPGVFVNVQRGGPGLGTIQPSQSDYFQATRGGGNGDYNVIVLAPNSVQEMADFVDLAFELAFKYRNPAMILSDGVIGQMMEKVVLPPLKPRRTEEEIRKECPWASIGRTPDRDPNIITSLELKPEVMEERNLHLQEKYRQIRENEVRFETQQCEDADYVIVSFGSAARIGEKAVELAREAGLKVGLFRPITLWPFPSKQLAELCKGKKGVLVSEINAGQMVQDVRLAINGALPVEHFGRLGGIVPDPEEIVKALKETLVK; encoded by the coding sequence ATGGCAGAACAAGATGTAAAACTAATGAAGGGGAACGAGGCTATCGCCCATGCAGCTATCCGCTGTGGTACTGATGGCTACTTCGGTTACCCTATCACTCCCCAGAGTGAGATAATTGAGACACTTGCTGCATTGAAGCCTTGGGAAACAACGGGTATGGTTGTACTCCAGGCGGAGAGCGAGGTGGCTTCTATTAATATGATTTATGGTGGTGCAGGTGCTGGTAAGCGTGTGCTGACAAGTTCCTCATCTCCGGGTGTAGCTTTGATGCAGGAGGGTATCAGTTATATGGCTGGTGCGGAACTTCCAGGTGTCTTTGTCAACGTTCAGCGTGGTGGTCCTGGTCTTGGAACTATCCAGCCGAGTCAGAGTGACTACTTCCAGGCAACGCGTGGAGGTGGTAATGGTGACTACAATGTGATTGTATTGGCACCAAACTCAGTGCAGGAGATGGCTGACTTTGTTGACTTGGCTTTCGAATTAGCATTCAAGTACCGCAATCCTGCAATGATTCTTTCCGATGGTGTGATTGGTCAGATGATGGAGAAGGTCGTTCTTCCTCCATTGAAACCACGGCGTACAGAGGAGGAAATCCGCAAGGAATGTCCTTGGGCTTCAATTGGTCGTACGCCAGACCGTGATCCTAACATCATCACTTCTTTGGAGTTGAAGCCAGAGGTAATGGAGGAGAGAAACCTCCACCTGCAGGAGAAGTATCGTCAGATTCGTGAGAATGAAGTGCGTTTTGAGACCCAGCAGTGCGAGGATGCAGACTATGTTATCGTCAGCTTCGGTAGTGCAGCACGTATCGGCGAAAAGGCTGTTGAGTTGGCTCGTGAGGCTGGACTGAAGGTCGGTTTGTTCCGTCCAATCACGCTGTGGCCTTTCCCAAGTAAGCAGCTTGCAGAGCTTTGCAAGGGCAAGAAAGGTGTCTTGGTAAGCGAGATCAATGCCGGTCAGATGGTGCAGGATGTCCGTCTTGCTATCAACGGAGCCTTGCCCGTTGAACACTTTGGTCGCTTGGGCGGCATTGTTCCTGACCCGGAAGAGATTGTCAAAGCACTCAAGGAAACGTTAGTAAAGTAA